In Pseudoduganella albidiflava, a single window of DNA contains:
- a CDS encoding DUF5060 domain-containing protein — MARPFTRRAAMHPHARFSGGLFPCLPAFLLALLLCAWAVCIPAAAQQRVERYGMYEVVLKGKDAGNPFIDLELSATFTRGGERFTPEGFYDGDGTYRVRFMPPAAGQWTYVTHSNHPDLDGKTGSFTAVEGANKGPVRVADTHHFAHADGTPFRPFGTTIYEWAFQPEPKKLETLATLKKAPFNKARMLAVPPYKPGYVEGPEKLSEFPFVGTSRDNFDFSRFNPAYFRSLERDVKRLSDLGIQVDLILFRPYDKGQWGFDTTSDAVNQRFVRYMVARFAAFQNIWWSLANENSYIRHLTDEDFDRYFQIVQKYDPYQHLRSIHNADRIYDYNKPWVTHVSLQYYNAVKVFGVSPMLRDMYRKPIVHDEINYEGNSPSRWGQLSGEELTRRFWVALVGGAYATHGEVLESAKVRGWIAGGGQLAGTSPERIGFLRKIVEAGPRRGLAPIDQLFVMNAAGEPGEYYLYYFGDEKPAEFPFVLPVKGLRKGMKFRADIIDTWNMTVTPVPDTFEIGEPPRYRVADVDNRVIKLPGRPYMALRIQRVGDMPKAAPEPARKPAAGAIVEEEL, encoded by the coding sequence ATGGCACGACCTTTCACGCGGCGCGCGGCGATGCACCCGCACGCCCGCTTCTCCGGCGGCCTGTTCCCCTGCCTGCCGGCTTTTCTCCTGGCCCTGCTGCTGTGCGCATGGGCCGTGTGCATCCCGGCCGCTGCCCAGCAGCGCGTGGAAAGATACGGCATGTACGAAGTCGTCCTGAAAGGCAAGGACGCCGGCAATCCGTTCATCGACCTGGAGCTGAGCGCCACCTTCACACGCGGCGGCGAGCGCTTCACGCCGGAAGGTTTCTACGACGGCGACGGCACCTACCGCGTGCGCTTCATGCCGCCCGCGGCGGGGCAGTGGACGTATGTCACGCACAGCAACCATCCCGACCTGGACGGCAAGACCGGTTCGTTCACCGCCGTCGAAGGTGCGAACAAGGGGCCGGTCCGCGTCGCCGACACGCATCACTTCGCGCATGCGGACGGCACGCCGTTCCGGCCGTTCGGCACCACGATCTACGAATGGGCGTTCCAGCCGGAGCCGAAGAAGCTGGAAACGCTCGCCACGCTGAAGAAGGCGCCGTTCAACAAGGCGCGCATGCTGGCGGTGCCGCCGTACAAGCCGGGCTATGTCGAAGGCCCGGAAAAGCTGAGCGAGTTCCCGTTCGTCGGCACATCTCGCGACAACTTCGATTTCTCGCGCTTCAACCCGGCGTACTTCCGCAGCCTGGAGCGCGACGTGAAGCGCCTGTCGGACCTGGGCATCCAGGTCGACCTGATCCTGTTCCGGCCCTACGACAAGGGCCAGTGGGGCTTCGACACGACCAGCGACGCCGTCAACCAGCGCTTCGTGCGCTACATGGTGGCGCGCTTCGCCGCGTTCCAGAACATCTGGTGGAGCCTGGCCAACGAGAACAGCTACATCCGGCACCTGACGGACGAGGATTTCGACCGCTACTTCCAGATCGTGCAGAAGTACGACCCGTACCAGCACCTGCGCTCGATCCACAACGCCGACCGCATCTACGACTACAACAAGCCGTGGGTGACCCACGTGAGCCTGCAGTACTACAATGCCGTGAAGGTGTTCGGCGTGTCGCCGATGCTGCGCGACATGTACCGCAAGCCCATCGTGCACGACGAGATCAACTACGAGGGTAACTCGCCCAGCCGCTGGGGCCAGCTGTCCGGCGAGGAACTGACGCGCCGCTTCTGGGTCGCGCTGGTCGGCGGCGCGTATGCCACGCATGGCGAGGTGCTGGAATCGGCCAAGGTGCGCGGCTGGATCGCCGGCGGCGGCCAGCTGGCCGGCACCAGCCCGGAACGCATCGGCTTCCTGCGCAAGATCGTCGAGGCCGGGCCGCGGCGGGGGCTCGCGCCGATCGACCAGCTGTTCGTGATGAATGCCGCCGGCGAGCCGGGCGAATACTATCTTTACTATTTCGGCGACGAGAAGCCCGCCGAATTCCCGTTCGTACTGCCGGTCAAGGGCCTGCGCAAGGGGATGAAGTTCAGGGCCGACATCATCGATACCTGGAACATGACGGTCACGCCCGTGCCGGATACGTTCGAGATCGGCGAACCGCCGCGCTACCGGGTGGCCGACGTCGACAACCGGGTGATCAAGCTGCCGGGCAGGCCGTACATGGCGCTGCGCATCCAGCGCGTCGGCGACATGCCGAAGGCCGCGCCCGAGCCTGCCCGCAAGCCCGCCGCCGGCGCGATCGTCGAAGAAGAACTGTAG
- a CDS encoding acyltransferase family protein codes for MDIQTDERRFHHLDALRASALLIGILLHAIMSFLPGYREARWPISDASTSTGLGIVYYVIHLFRMPLFFLLAGFFARLLHQKLGTRGLLRNRLRRIALPLVAFYFVVMPSIVVAMVWGARQLDIKAAGKVEYPMPIIGPPVPWGHLWFLYMLLVIYLVVVLLRAAVARFDTGGTLRSAAGRLVDLSFRTRLAPLILALPIGASLHGAAWWVQWQGIPSPIAGLVPNVPSMLAYGGAFLAGWFLHRRQDTLELLARDWPLYGVGALLGIAGALYIAGATPKLAVLPLGATGQALYLAAYLGGMWCATFCAIGVAQRCFAAPSARWRYLADASYWMYLMHLPVVFLLQAWMLTWPLHWSAKLALILAITAALLLGSYHFLVRRTFMGVFLNGRKYPATARVAPVNPAGQVPGA; via the coding sequence ATGGACATCCAGACCGACGAACGGCGCTTCCACCACCTCGATGCGCTACGCGCCAGCGCACTGCTGATCGGCATCCTGCTGCACGCGATCATGTCCTTCCTCCCGGGCTACCGGGAAGCGCGCTGGCCGATCTCCGATGCCTCGACCAGTACCGGCCTGGGCATCGTCTACTATGTCATCCATCTTTTCAGGATGCCGCTGTTCTTCCTGCTCGCCGGCTTCTTCGCGCGCCTGCTGCACCAGAAGCTCGGCACGCGCGGCCTGCTCCGTAACCGCCTGCGCCGCATCGCCTTGCCGCTGGTCGCGTTCTATTTCGTGGTCATGCCGTCGATCGTCGTCGCCATGGTGTGGGGGGCGCGCCAGCTGGACATCAAGGCGGCGGGGAAGGTCGAGTATCCGATGCCGATCATCGGGCCGCCGGTACCGTGGGGGCACCTGTGGTTCCTGTACATGCTGCTGGTGATCTACCTGGTCGTGGTGCTGCTGCGCGCCGCGGTCGCCAGGTTCGACACCGGCGGAACGCTGCGCTCCGCTGCCGGGCGCCTGGTCGACCTGTCGTTCCGCACCCGCCTGGCGCCGCTGATCCTGGCCCTGCCCATCGGCGCCTCGCTGCATGGCGCCGCGTGGTGGGTGCAATGGCAGGGCATCCCGTCGCCGATCGCGGGGCTTGTGCCCAATGTGCCGAGCATGCTCGCCTACGGCGGGGCGTTCCTGGCCGGCTGGTTCCTGCACCGGCGGCAGGACACGCTGGAGCTGCTGGCGCGGGACTGGCCGTTGTATGGCGTTGGCGCGCTGCTGGGCATCGCCGGCGCGCTATACATTGCCGGCGCCACGCCGAAGCTGGCGGTCCTTCCCCTTGGCGCCACCGGGCAGGCCCTGTACCTTGCCGCCTACCTGGGCGGCATGTGGTGCGCCACCTTCTGCGCCATCGGCGTGGCGCAGCGCTGTTTCGCCGCGCCGTCGGCGCGCTGGCGCTACCTGGCGGATGCCTCGTACTGGATGTACCTGATGCACTTGCCCGTGGTGTTCCTGCTCCAGGCGTGGATGCTGACATGGCCGCTGCACTGGTCCGCCAAGCTGGCGCTGATCCTGGCCATCACGGCGGCGCTCCTGCTGGGCTCCTATCACTTCCTGGTGCGCCGCACGTTCATGGGCGTGTTCCTGAACGGCCGGAAGTATCCCGCCACGGCGCGCGTGGCGCCGGTCAACCCGGCAGGGCAGGTGCCGGGCGCGTGA
- a CDS encoding type II secretion system protein, which translates to MPNLPDARTRQGTIQGGFTLIELIAVIVILGILAAVALPRFADLRRDARIASLQAVKGALVTIATLIHGKALIDPGATTVTVDDVEVTLVAGYPSPAGGGNTAAAAGLSLDDYIIRFGSATATATQPALPYNSFAAIPVKVANTPAALACFTQYVGASGSGNAVRPPVVTVVSDSC; encoded by the coding sequence ATGCCGAACCTGCCAGATGCCCGCACGCGCCAGGGAACGATCCAGGGCGGCTTCACGCTGATCGAACTGATCGCCGTCATCGTCATCCTGGGCATCCTGGCCGCCGTCGCGCTGCCGCGCTTCGCGGACCTGCGCAGGGATGCGCGCATCGCCTCGCTGCAGGCCGTCAAGGGCGCGCTGGTCACCATTGCCACGCTGATCCATGGCAAGGCGCTGATCGATCCGGGTGCCACGACCGTCACCGTGGACGATGTGGAAGTGACGCTCGTCGCCGGTTATCCATCGCCGGCCGGCGGCGGCAATACGGCGGCGGCGGCCGGCCTGAGCCTCGACGACTACATCATCCGCTTCGGTTCGGCCACGGCAACCGCCACCCAGCCCGCGCTGCCCTACAACTCCTTCGCTGCGATCCCCGTCAAGGTGGCGAACACGCCGGCCGCGCTGGCCTGCTTCACCCAGTACGTGGGCGCCAGCGGCTCCGGCAATGCCGTCAGGCCGCCGGTGGTCACGGTCGTGTCGGACAGCTGCTGA
- a CDS encoding MipA/OmpV family protein produces the protein MPACLAMLAMMAPAAAQQAPVPAPDLPLWEVGVFGGAASTPAYPGADDRSARGLVLPLVIYRGKIIRADRSGVSARLINSDRVELDLGFALSLPARSDDVEARKGMPDLNSLLEFGPRLKVLLAEPSPNSRLRLELPLRVPLELRNGFERRGLVFEPRVVFETGDGTGKWQADATVGAVYGNARLHAYFYDVAPQYATAERPEYHASGGLLMTRLGLSLSRRLSPDWRVFGFTRYDNHSHAANRDSPLFRKTSGVSVGAGFTWTIHRSAARAWE, from the coding sequence TTGCCGGCCTGCCTCGCCATGCTGGCGATGATGGCGCCCGCCGCCGCGCAGCAGGCACCGGTGCCCGCCCCGGACCTGCCGCTGTGGGAAGTCGGCGTGTTCGGCGGCGCCGCTTCCACGCCCGCCTATCCCGGCGCGGACGACCGCTCCGCACGCGGGCTCGTGCTGCCGCTCGTGATCTACCGCGGCAAGATCATCCGCGCCGACCGCTCCGGCGTCAGCGCGCGCCTGATCAACAGCGACCGGGTGGAGCTCGACCTGGGCTTCGCGCTGTCGCTGCCGGCCCGTTCCGACGACGTCGAGGCGCGCAAGGGCATGCCGGACCTGAACTCGCTGCTGGAATTCGGGCCGCGCCTGAAGGTGCTGCTGGCCGAGCCTTCGCCGAACAGCCGCCTCCGGCTGGAACTGCCGCTGCGCGTGCCGCTGGAGTTGAGGAATGGCTTCGAACGCCGCGGCCTCGTGTTCGAACCGCGCGTGGTGTTCGAGACCGGCGACGGCACCGGCAAGTGGCAGGCCGATGCCACCGTGGGCGCGGTGTACGGCAATGCGCGGCTGCATGCGTACTTCTACGACGTGGCGCCGCAATACGCGACCGCCGAACGGCCGGAGTACCACGCTTCGGGCGGCCTGCTGATGACGCGGCTGGGCCTGAGCCTGTCGCGCCGGCTGTCGCCGGACTGGCGCGTGTTCGGCTTCACCCGCTACGACAACCACAGCCATGCGGCCAACCGCGACAGCCCGCTGTTCCGCAAGACCAGCGGCGTCTCGGTGGGCGCCGGCTTCACGTGGACCATCCACCGGTCCGCGGCGCGCGCCTGGGAATAA
- a CDS encoding formylglycine-generating enzyme family protein: MTTKPTTPATPAKPCCAASRAGSGIAAVSEQPSSPSLLESASAAVPPRRATVLLPAATFLMGTDYARANPGDGEGPVRPVSLSPFSIDVYPVTNADFAAFVEATGYVTEAERFGTSFVFQGQIPDERYEEVVEDTLAVAPWWCLVRGACWRAPEGPDSSIDTRMTHPVVHVSWNDAMAYAAWSGAALPTEAQWEYAARGGLEQKLYPWGDELAPRGRHLCNVWQGEFPALDTGEDGFAGTSPVDAFPPNGHGLYSVTGNTWEWCADFWDTGFSAAPSQDPQGPAQGTARVMKGGSFLCHASYCNRYRPAARTMNTPDSAASNIGFRCARPAP, encoded by the coding sequence ATGACGACCAAGCCCACGACTCCCGCCACGCCCGCGAAACCTTGTTGCGCCGCATCGCGCGCCGGGTCCGGTATTGCAGCCGTATCGGAGCAGCCGTCATCACCCTCGCTCCTGGAATCGGCATCCGCTGCCGTGCCACCGCGCCGCGCCACGGTCCTGCTGCCGGCCGCCACTTTCCTGATGGGCACCGACTACGCCCGCGCCAATCCCGGCGATGGCGAAGGCCCGGTGCGGCCCGTTTCGCTGTCGCCGTTCTCGATCGACGTGTACCCGGTGACGAACGCGGATTTCGCGGCGTTCGTGGAAGCCACCGGCTACGTCACCGAGGCGGAACGCTTCGGCACGTCGTTCGTGTTCCAGGGCCAGATACCGGATGAACGCTATGAGGAAGTGGTGGAAGACACGCTGGCGGTGGCGCCCTGGTGGTGCCTGGTGCGCGGCGCCTGCTGGCGGGCGCCCGAGGGCCCCGATTCATCCATCGACACGCGCATGACGCATCCGGTGGTGCACGTCTCCTGGAACGACGCCATGGCCTATGCGGCGTGGAGCGGGGCGGCCCTGCCGACCGAGGCGCAGTGGGAATACGCCGCGCGCGGCGGCCTCGAACAGAAACTGTACCCGTGGGGCGACGAGCTGGCGCCGCGGGGCCGGCACCTGTGCAATGTGTGGCAGGGCGAATTCCCCGCGCTGGACACGGGCGAGGACGGCTTCGCAGGCACCAGCCCGGTCGACGCCTTTCCACCGAACGGCCATGGCCTGTATTCGGTGACCGGCAATACCTGGGAGTGGTGCGCGGATTTCTGGGACACCGGTTTCAGCGCCGCGCCGAGCCAGGATCCGCAGGGGCCTGCGCAAGGCACCGCGCGCGTGATGAAAGGCGGGTCCTTCCTGTGCCATGCCTCGTACTGCAACCGCTACCGGCCCGCCGCGCGCACCATGAACACGCCGGACAGCGCCGCCTCGAACATCGGCTTCCGCTGCGCCAGGCCGGCGCCCTGA
- a CDS encoding arylsulfatase, with protein sequence MIRREFIASALAAIAAASASTSASAFTLNAPPPGTRRPNIIFILADDMGYGDTAVYGQRRIATPNIDRLAREGMRFSQAYAGAPVCGPSRCALMTGLHTGHARIRDNTALAGGKLGTKGKGKQLWRRPNLLPEDKTVAQYLRDAGYRTGLMGKWHLDGFDTQATPIQFGFDEFKGWLTPLESTQGYWPVQRVYGDKLVDIPENANGKRGRYDTAMITDDAIDFIERHKAAPFFLYAAYNSPHSPFTAPDFGPYADRADWSDDEKTYAAMIHYLDLGIGQLLDKLAASSLDKDTVVFFASDNGPRSEPTTQQTRIADFFDSNGGLTGYKRDMYEGGIRTPWIVRWPGKVAAGAVSDVPVYFPDFLPTALDLAGAPREKSDGVSLRPFLADAQRQGEDRFLYWEFYEPEFRQVARWGKWKALRMKRGGSLELYDLSRDPKESTNIAGQHPDIVKRMADGMAREHVASTEYPDPPPGRGQEG encoded by the coding sequence ATGATCCGCAGAGAATTCATCGCCAGCGCGCTGGCCGCCATCGCCGCCGCCTCGGCCTCCACCTCCGCCTCCGCCTTTACCCTGAATGCGCCGCCGCCCGGCACCCGGCGCCCCAACATCATTTTCATCCTGGCCGACGACATGGGCTATGGCGACACGGCCGTGTATGGCCAGCGCCGCATCGCCACGCCGAACATCGACCGCCTGGCCAGGGAAGGCATGCGCTTCAGCCAGGCTTACGCGGGCGCGCCCGTGTGCGGACCGTCGCGCTGCGCGCTGATGACGGGCCTGCACACGGGCCACGCGCGCATCCGCGACAACACGGCGCTGGCCGGCGGCAAGCTGGGCACCAAGGGCAAGGGCAAGCAGCTGTGGCGCCGCCCGAACCTGCTGCCGGAAGACAAGACCGTGGCGCAGTACCTGCGCGATGCCGGCTACCGCACGGGCCTGATGGGCAAGTGGCACCTGGACGGCTTCGACACGCAGGCCACGCCGATCCAGTTCGGCTTCGACGAGTTCAAGGGCTGGCTCACGCCGCTGGAAAGCACCCAGGGCTACTGGCCGGTGCAGCGCGTGTACGGCGACAAGCTGGTCGATATTCCCGAGAACGCCAACGGCAAGCGTGGGCGCTACGACACCGCCATGATCACGGACGATGCGATCGACTTCATCGAACGCCACAAGGCCGCGCCCTTCTTCCTGTACGCGGCCTACAACAGCCCGCACTCGCCGTTCACGGCGCCCGACTTCGGGCCGTATGCGGACCGCGCGGACTGGTCGGACGATGAAAAAACCTATGCGGCAATGATCCACTACCTCGATCTCGGCATCGGCCAGCTGCTCGACAAGCTGGCCGCGTCAAGCCTGGACAAGGACACGGTGGTCTTCTTCGCCTCGGACAACGGCCCGCGCTCGGAACCGACGACGCAGCAGACCCGGATCGCCGACTTTTTCGATTCGAACGGCGGCCTGACCGGCTACAAGCGCGACATGTACGAAGGCGGCATCCGCACGCCATGGATCGTGCGCTGGCCGGGCAAGGTCGCCGCCGGCGCCGTCAGCGACGTGCCGGTGTACTTCCCGGACTTCCTGCCGACCGCGCTGGACCTGGCCGGCGCGCCGCGCGAAAAAAGCGATGGCGTGAGCTTGCGGCCGTTCCTCGCCGATGCGCAGCGCCAGGGGGAAGACCGCTTCCTGTACTGGGAGTTCTACGAGCCGGAATTCCGCCAGGTGGCGCGCTGGGGCAAGTGGAAGGCGCTGCGCATGAAGCGCGGCGGCTCGCTGGAACTGTACGACCTGTCGCGCGATCCGAAGGAAAGCACGAACATCGCCGGCCAGCACCCGGACATCGTGAAGCGGATGGCCGACGGCATGGCGCGCGAACACGTCGCTTCCACCGAGTATCCGGACCCGCCGCCCGGCAGGGGCCAGGAAGGATAG
- a CDS encoding mechanosensitive ion channel family protein, whose translation MRHMLRSLIFLLFSLASLPGHALFAKPPAPTAVVIQPDPLGRETPRAMVSGMIEALAELDYDRAALYFDQPAVSSNRQRMQAIGQARGFHALLDNGGSIRPFAALSNEPGGTLDDELPIDQEAVGEITVKGKPVPVLLTRGQDGDRQVWRVSKETLSQIAAATGRVTAAQQAEQAAEDKEFIVAGAPLKDWAILLGLGILVFGGLWMLAALLVAATRRMVADPAANGMYRFVEAALPPLSLLIAVGIFYNWADRLPVAIVARQTLLRYAGIVAVIAVVWFGLRLVDAVAELAITRMQRRGRRQIVSVITLARRTVKVLLLLFSGIGILDTFGIDVTTGIAALGIGGIALALGAQKTVENLVGSVTVIADRPLQVGDFIKVGDVVGTVEDVGIRSTRIRTGERTVVTIPNGDLSARQIENFAERDRFLFNPVIAVDHATPSAKLKEAIAIVQGVLAEHEHIAEGARARLGSIGERSFNIDVFAYIDVREFDVQVVIREALLLAIYERLEAAGIDLAFPNQTILLSAGGERAPVELAEELPR comes from the coding sequence ATGCGTCATATGCTCCGTAGCCTGATTTTCCTGCTGTTCTCGCTGGCCAGCCTTCCGGGCCATGCCCTGTTCGCCAAGCCACCCGCACCCACCGCCGTCGTCATCCAGCCCGACCCGCTGGGCCGCGAAACGCCGCGCGCGATGGTGTCCGGCATGATCGAGGCGCTGGCCGAACTCGATTACGACCGCGCCGCGCTGTATTTCGACCAGCCCGCCGTGAGCAGCAACCGCCAGCGCATGCAGGCCATCGGCCAGGCGCGCGGTTTCCATGCACTGCTGGACAATGGCGGCTCGATCCGGCCCTTCGCCGCGCTGTCGAACGAACCCGGCGGCACGCTCGACGACGAGCTGCCGATCGACCAGGAAGCCGTCGGCGAAATCACCGTGAAGGGCAAGCCGGTGCCGGTGCTGCTGACACGTGGCCAGGATGGCGACCGGCAGGTGTGGCGGGTATCGAAGGAAACGCTGTCCCAGATCGCCGCCGCCACGGGTCGCGTGACCGCCGCGCAGCAGGCCGAGCAGGCGGCCGAGGACAAGGAATTCATCGTGGCCGGCGCGCCGCTGAAGGACTGGGCGATCCTGCTGGGCCTCGGCATCCTCGTCTTCGGCGGCCTGTGGATGCTGGCGGCGCTGCTGGTGGCGGCCACGCGCCGGATGGTGGCCGATCCGGCGGCCAACGGCATGTACCGCTTCGTCGAGGCGGCGCTGCCGCCACTGAGCCTGCTGATCGCGGTCGGCATCTTCTATAACTGGGCGGATCGCCTGCCCGTCGCCATCGTCGCGCGCCAGACGCTGCTGCGCTATGCCGGCATCGTCGCCGTCATCGCCGTGGTCTGGTTCGGCCTGCGGCTGGTCGACGCGGTCGCCGAACTGGCCATCACGCGCATGCAGCGGCGCGGCCGGCGGCAGATCGTGTCCGTCATCACGCTGGCGCGGCGCACCGTCAAGGTCCTGCTGCTGCTGTTCTCCGGCATCGGCATCCTCGACACATTCGGCATCGACGTCACCACCGGCATCGCGGCGCTGGGCATCGGCGGTATCGCGCTGGCGCTGGGTGCCCAGAAGACGGTGGAAAACCTGGTCGGCAGCGTGACCGTGATCGCCGACCGGCCGCTGCAGGTGGGCGACTTCATCAAGGTCGGCGACGTGGTCGGCACGGTGGAAGACGTGGGCATCCGATCGACGCGCATCCGCACCGGCGAACGCACCGTGGTCACGATTCCCAACGGCGACCTGTCGGCGCGCCAGATCGAGAACTTCGCCGAGCGCGACCGCTTCCTGTTCAATCCCGTGATCGCCGTCGACCATGCCACGCCGTCGGCCAAGCTGAAGGAGGCCATCGCCATCGTGCAGGGCGTGCTCGCCGAGCACGAGCACATCGCCGAGGGCGCGCGGGCCCGGCTGGGCAGCATCGGCGAGCGCTCCTTCAACATCGACGTGTTCGCCTATATCGACGTGCGCGAATTCGACGTGCAGGTCGTCATCCGCGAGGCGCTGCTGCTGGCGATCTACGAGCGGCTGGAGGCGGCCGGCATCGACCTGGCGTTCCCGAACCAGACCATCCTGCTGTCGGCGGGCGGCGAGCGGGCGCCCGTCGAACTGGCGGAAGAACTGCCCCGGTGA
- a CDS encoding glutathione peroxidase yields MGALHDIPLKRIDGTDDTLAAHRGKVLLVVNVASKCGLTPQYAGLEALYQDKRAQGLEVLGFPANDFMGQEPGSDEEISSFCSLNYDVKFPLYSKISVLGETQHPLYAALVAAKPEATGDGPFREKLTQYGVHPARKEDVLWNFEKFLIGRNGDVAGRFAPDVTADDPRLVAAIDAELAKA; encoded by the coding sequence ATGGGCGCACTGCACGACATCCCCCTGAAACGCATCGACGGCACCGACGACACGCTGGCCGCGCACCGCGGCAAGGTGCTCCTGGTCGTCAACGTCGCCTCCAAGTGCGGCCTCACGCCGCAATACGCCGGCCTCGAGGCGCTGTACCAGGACAAGCGCGCGCAGGGCCTGGAAGTGCTGGGCTTTCCCGCCAACGACTTCATGGGCCAGGAACCGGGCAGCGACGAGGAGATCAGTTCCTTCTGTTCGCTGAACTACGACGTCAAGTTCCCGCTGTATTCCAAGATCTCCGTGCTGGGCGAAACGCAGCATCCGCTGTATGCCGCACTGGTCGCGGCGAAGCCCGAAGCCACCGGCGACGGCCCGTTCCGCGAAAAGCTCACGCAGTACGGCGTGCACCCGGCACGCAAGGAAGACGTGCTGTGGAACTTCGAGAAATTCCTCATCGGCCGCAACGGCGACGTGGCCGGCCGCTTCGCGCCGGACGTGACGGCCGACGATCCGCGCCTGGTAGCCGCGATCGACGCCGAACTCGCCAAGGCCTGA
- a CDS encoding nucleoside recognition domain-containing protein, which produces MELIDIVLKAGRSAVELSLFILLPIMVVMLCLMRLLEARGVTDWVVAKLAPVLKPVGLTGLSVFAALQISFVSFAAPIATLAMMEQRGASDRHLAATLAMVFAMGQANVMFPMAALDLRLGFALAVSLAGGLLAAAVTYYGFGRRLSAAEKPMDETLKHPVAEDGKGVLDVINRAGAEAFRIAVGVIPMLVLSMVAITILRGLGLFAWLTGLLAPLLQAAAIDPSLVLLTLTKALAGGTAVFGLLDDMHREGTAQIPHAVLVNQSAGWLIHTMDVPGVAILISAGKRVASVCAPAVLGGCVGIAARTAAHVLFG; this is translated from the coding sequence ATGGAACTGATCGACATCGTGCTGAAGGCGGGCCGCTCGGCCGTCGAACTGTCGCTGTTCATCCTGCTGCCCATCATGGTCGTCATGCTGTGCCTGATGCGCTTGCTGGAAGCGCGCGGCGTGACGGACTGGGTGGTGGCCAAACTGGCGCCCGTGCTGAAGCCGGTCGGCCTCACCGGCCTGAGCGTGTTCGCCGCGCTGCAGATCAGCTTTGTCAGCTTCGCCGCGCCGATCGCCACGCTGGCGATGATGGAACAGCGCGGCGCGTCCGACCGCCACCTGGCCGCCACGCTGGCGATGGTGTTCGCCATGGGCCAGGCCAACGTGATGTTCCCGATGGCCGCGCTGGACCTGCGGCTCGGCTTCGCGCTCGCGGTGTCGCTGGCCGGCGGCCTGCTCGCGGCGGCGGTCACGTATTACGGCTTTGGCCGCCGCCTGTCCGCCGCCGAAAAACCGATGGACGAGACGCTGAAGCACCCGGTGGCCGAAGATGGCAAGGGTGTCCTCGACGTGATCAACCGCGCGGGGGCGGAAGCGTTCAGGATCGCCGTGGGCGTGATCCCGATGCTGGTGCTGTCGATGGTCGCCATCACCATCCTGCGCGGGCTCGGGCTGTTCGCCTGGCTCACCGGCCTGCTTGCGCCGCTGCTGCAGGCCGCCGCCATCGATCCGAGCCTGGTGCTGCTGACGCTGACGAAGGCGCTGGCCGGCGGCACGGCGGTATTCGGCCTGCTGGACGACATGCACCGTGAAGGCACCGCCCAGATCCCCCATGCCGTCCTGGTCAACCAGAGCGCGGGCTGGCTGATCCACACGATGGACGTTCCCGGCGTGGCCATCCTGATCTCCGCCGGCAAGCGCGTGGCCAGTGTCTGCGCGCCGGCGGTCCTGGGTGGCTGCGTCGGCATCGCGGCGCGCACGGCCGCCCATGTCCTCTTCGGCTGA